In Chryseobacterium turcicum, a single window of DNA contains:
- a CDS encoding cation-translocating P-type ATPase, which translates to MNYNIPENLKGFTEAEVITSRKKYGYNRFEAVKKESWADLLLNILKEPMLILLICVSFIYVLTGDYGEALFMFAAIVGVTAISFYQDNRSKKALEELEKLNEPLSKVIRDSKIIDIPTFEIAVGDLCITEEGNLINADGRIVHSNDFSVNESSLTGESFSVFKDSKSEDNKVYSGTITVSGLAVFEVENIGKETKVGKIGQSILGIKAEVSPLQIQIRNFVKGMAVIGVIIFLAVCIFSFVKTGDFVTSLLNGLTLAMSVLPEEIPVAFTTFMALGSWKLMREGIIIKRSSIVETLGSVSVICTDKTGTITENSMQLKHLYDYRSDRTYEETEFGIKELHELIDYAMWSSEPVPFDPMEITLHKIYEQTRKPDQRKDYQMFHEYPLEGKPLMMTHLFENEQKDRIIAAKGAPEAIITVSNLSEQEKNNIRKLIKNFGEQGYRVLGVARSHFEGNDFPDKQQDFKFDFLGLTVFYDPPKKGIKEVFKHIYDAGIKVKVITGDNADTTRAIALQAGIENSTSPVNGSEIAACSEADLIKLAEDTTLFTRMFPEAKLEVVSALKAQGHVVAMLGDGVNDGPALKAAHIGVAMGNKGTEIAKSAAALVITNDDLEKLVIGVAAGRRIYANIKKAVQYIISIHIPIILTVSLPLFLGWVFPHIFTPVHVIFLELVMGPTCSIVYENEPIEQDAMRRPPRMLTDTFLNWRELTVSIIQGLVITAGILWMYQYSVDLGNDEPKTRSLVFSTLIFANILLSLVNRSFYYSIFESFKNRNFLLVGISVLVLVLLFVILYVKAVAVFFSVTPLIAKELGMTLLVAAISVLWFEVYKFVKRKLGRK; encoded by the coding sequence ATGAATTACAATATACCGGAAAATTTGAAAGGGTTTACAGAAGCTGAAGTAATCACTTCCAGAAAAAAATACGGATATAACCGCTTTGAAGCGGTTAAGAAAGAATCATGGGCAGACCTTCTTCTCAACATCCTGAAAGAGCCGATGCTGATTCTTCTTATATGTGTTTCCTTCATTTATGTGCTTACAGGAGATTATGGCGAGGCTTTATTTATGTTTGCTGCTATTGTTGGAGTTACTGCAATTTCTTTTTACCAGGATAACCGGAGCAAAAAGGCGCTGGAAGAACTTGAAAAATTGAATGAACCATTAAGTAAGGTGATCAGGGATTCAAAGATTATAGATATTCCTACCTTTGAAATAGCAGTTGGAGATCTGTGCATTACCGAGGAGGGCAATCTTATTAATGCTGACGGAAGAATTGTTCACAGCAACGATTTTTCTGTGAATGAATCTTCCCTTACGGGAGAGAGCTTTTCTGTTTTTAAGGATAGCAAATCCGAAGATAATAAAGTGTACAGCGGGACAATCACTGTTTCCGGGCTTGCCGTTTTTGAGGTCGAAAATATAGGAAAAGAAACTAAAGTAGGAAAAATAGGCCAGTCTATATTAGGTATAAAAGCAGAAGTATCTCCGTTGCAGATTCAGATCCGGAACTTTGTAAAGGGGATGGCTGTTATCGGAGTCATTATCTTTCTTGCAGTATGCATCTTCAGTTTTGTCAAGACAGGAGATTTTGTGACCAGTTTACTCAATGGACTTACATTGGCAATGTCTGTTCTTCCCGAAGAAATTCCTGTAGCCTTTACGACCTTTATGGCTTTGGGTTCATGGAAGTTGATGCGGGAAGGAATCATCATTAAACGAAGCAGTATTGTAGAAACCCTAGGGAGCGTTTCTGTAATTTGTACTGATAAAACAGGCACAATTACGGAAAACTCCATGCAGTTGAAGCATCTTTATGATTACCGTTCTGATAGAACTTATGAAGAAACAGAGTTTGGAATAAAAGAGCTGCATGAGCTTATTGATTATGCGATGTGGAGTAGTGAGCCTGTACCTTTTGACCCCATGGAAATAACGCTGCATAAGATCTATGAACAGACCCGGAAGCCTGATCAAAGAAAAGACTATCAAATGTTTCATGAATACCCGTTGGAAGGCAAACCGCTGATGATGACTCATCTTTTTGAAAACGAACAGAAAGACCGGATTATTGCGGCTAAAGGAGCGCCGGAAGCCATCATCACTGTTTCCAATCTTTCAGAACAAGAAAAAAATAACATAAGAAAGTTAATTAAGAATTTTGGAGAACAAGGATACAGAGTTCTTGGTGTTGCCAGATCTCATTTTGAAGGAAATGATTTCCCTGATAAGCAGCAGGATTTTAAATTTGACTTTTTAGGATTGACCGTATTTTATGATCCTCCTAAAAAAGGAATAAAAGAAGTATTTAAACATATCTACGATGCCGGTATTAAAGTAAAAGTCATTACAGGAGATAATGCGGATACTACCAGAGCCATCGCATTGCAGGCAGGAATAGAAAACAGTACTTCACCCGTTAATGGAAGTGAAATTGCAGCGTGCTCAGAGGCGGATCTTATAAAGCTTGCTGAAGATACTACTTTATTTACAAGAATGTTTCCGGAAGCAAAGCTCGAAGTGGTTTCTGCCTTGAAAGCACAAGGTCACGTGGTGGCAATGCTGGGAGATGGCGTAAATGACGGACCAGCTTTAAAAGCGGCTCATATTGGAGTGGCCATGGGAAATAAAGGGACTGAAATTGCCAAATCAGCCGCAGCACTGGTCATCACCAATGATGATCTGGAGAAGCTCGTGATTGGGGTTGCTGCTGGAAGAAGAATTTATGCCAATATAAAAAAAGCGGTCCAGTATATTATTTCCATTCATATCCCTATTATTCTCACCGTTTCCTTGCCTTTGTTTCTAGGTTGGGTATTTCCTCATATATTTACTCCGGTGCATGTGATTTTTCTGGAATTGGTCATGGGCCCCACATGTTCTATTGTTTATGAGAATGAACCTATTGAACAAGATGCGATGCGCAGACCTCCCAGAATGCTTACAGATACATTTCTGAACTGGAGAGAGCTTACGGTAAGTATTATTCAGGGATTGGTTATTACTGCAGGAATACTATGGATGTATCAATATTCTGTTGACCTGGGGAATGATGAGCCTAAAACAAGATCTTTAGTGTTCAGTACTTTGATATTTGCTAATATATTACTGAGCTTGGTAAATCGGTCATTCTATTATAGTATTTTTGAAAGTTTTAAAAACCGTAATTTTTTATTGGTGGGAATTTCGGTGCTGGTTCTTGTATTGTTGTTTGTCATTCTTTATGTAAAGGCGGTAGCAGTATTCTTTAGTGTAACTCCTCTTATTGCAAAAGAATTGGGAATGACATTGCTTGTTGCTGCTATTTCGGTTTTGTGGTTCGAGGTTTATAAGTTTGTGAAAAGAAAGTTGGGAAGAAAATAA
- a CDS encoding DUF3570 domain-containing protein: MKKLIVSVIALLGIFNAKAQENINNEQPKKLTFDEANLVSSYYKQNGNNSAVTGGIGTEKLTDISNTIDVTMVKYDRKDRKNKFDFSVGIDHYTSASSDMIDLKANSSASHADNRIYPALSWSRENENKGTTLMAGVSFSTEFDYQSYGANIGFSQKTKNRMGEFTAKFQAYLDQVKLIAPIELRANGSAGGEHDNYGTSGRNTFALSLSYSQIINQNFQVEFLADGVQQTGYLSLPFHRVYFNDNSVHQEALPDKRFKIPLGVRANYFLGDKVILRAYYRYYTDDWGLKSNTFSLETPVKISPFVSVSPFYRYYSQTAAKYFAPYQEHTAFDDFYTSNYDLSKFSSNFYGAGIRISPKNGLFGVERLNVLEIRYGHYTKSIGMKSDIISLNLRFK; this comes from the coding sequence ATGAAAAAATTAATCGTAAGTGTTATTGCTCTTTTAGGAATTTTCAATGCAAAAGCACAGGAAAACATAAACAATGAACAGCCTAAAAAACTGACTTTTGATGAAGCTAATTTAGTTTCAAGCTATTATAAACAAAATGGAAACAATTCTGCCGTTACGGGAGGAATCGGGACGGAAAAACTGACCGACATTTCCAATACCATTGACGTAACGATGGTAAAATATGACAGGAAAGACAGGAAAAATAAATTCGATTTCAGTGTCGGGATCGATCATTATACTTCTGCGTCTTCGGATATGATCGATCTGAAAGCCAATTCATCGGCTTCCCACGCAGACAACAGAATTTATCCTGCACTAAGCTGGAGCCGTGAAAATGAAAACAAAGGCACAACCTTAATGGCAGGCGTTTCTTTCTCCACAGAATTCGATTATCAGTCTTATGGCGCTAATATTGGCTTTTCGCAAAAGACCAAGAACAGAATGGGAGAATTTACGGCGAAATTCCAGGCTTATCTGGATCAGGTAAAACTGATTGCCCCGATTGAGCTCAGAGCAAACGGAAGCGCCGGAGGAGAACACGATAACTACGGAACCAGCGGAAGGAATACTTTTGCGCTGTCTCTATCCTATTCGCAAATCATCAATCAGAACTTTCAGGTAGAATTTTTGGCAGACGGCGTTCAGCAGACAGGATATTTAAGCTTACCTTTTCATAGAGTTTATTTCAATGATAATTCAGTTCATCAGGAAGCTTTGCCGGATAAACGGTTTAAAATTCCTTTGGGAGTAAGAGCGAATTATTTTCTTGGAGATAAGGTTATTCTGAGAGCATATTATCGTTATTATACTGATGATTGGGGCTTAAAATCAAATACTTTCAGTCTAGAAACGCCGGTGAAAATTTCGCCTTTTGTTTCAGTAAGTCCTTTTTACAGATATTATTCTCAGACTGCGGCTAAATATTTTGCACCTTATCAAGAGCACACGGCTTTTGATGATTTTTATACAAGTAATTATGATCTTTCAAAATTCAGCAGTAATTTTTACGGTGCAGGAATCAGAATCAGTCCGAAGAACGGCCTATTTGGTGTTGAAAGGCTGAATGTGCTGGAAATCAGATACGGACATTACACGAAATCTATTGGGATGAAGTCTGATATTATTTCCCTGAATTTGAGATTTAAATAA
- a CDS encoding efflux RND transporter periplasmic adaptor subunit — protein MKSISIYYTLLISFFIFIQCKKQEQTGSKVNLSKDENVVKLTDAQFKNASIATVGVSMQKISSVLKLNGMIDVPPQNLVSVSIPLGGYLKSSNLLPGKPVSKGQVIAVIENPQFIQLQQDYLMAKSKMHFAQLDYNRQKTLNQSQATSDKVMQQAQSEMNNQKILMNSLAQQLRLININPESLSSGNIVKSAPVYSNVNGFVSKVNVNIGKYVNPSDVLFELINPDDIHLNLKVYEKDLANLKKGQRFAAYTNTEPDKKYYGEILLISKDVSQGGWAEVHCHFEKYEQNLIPGMYMNAEIETSTSFSNAVSEESIVNFEGKDFVFVEEKKQTYRLTPVTVGETENGFVQIMNADDFKNKKIVIKNAYTLLMKLKNTADE, from the coding sequence ATGAAATCAATTTCAATATATTATACCTTATTAATCAGTTTTTTTATTTTTATTCAATGTAAAAAACAAGAGCAGACAGGCTCTAAAGTAAACCTGTCAAAAGACGAAAATGTGGTGAAACTGACCGACGCTCAGTTTAAAAATGCATCCATAGCAACTGTTGGGGTTTCTATGCAGAAGATTTCCTCAGTTTTAAAGCTTAATGGAATGATTGATGTTCCCCCGCAAAATCTTGTTTCAGTCAGCATTCCTTTGGGGGGATATCTCAAATCCAGTAATCTGCTTCCAGGAAAACCCGTTTCAAAAGGACAGGTAATTGCTGTTATTGAAAATCCACAGTTTATACAGCTTCAGCAGGATTATTTGATGGCAAAATCTAAAATGCATTTTGCTCAATTGGATTATAATCGTCAGAAAACATTGAATCAAAGTCAGGCAACCAGTGATAAGGTGATGCAGCAAGCGCAGTCTGAAATGAACAATCAGAAAATTTTAATGAATTCTCTTGCGCAGCAGCTCCGTCTTATTAATATTAATCCTGAATCTCTGAGCTCAGGAAATATTGTAAAAAGCGCCCCTGTTTACAGCAATGTCAATGGTTTTGTAAGTAAGGTAAATGTGAATATAGGAAAATACGTAAACCCATCTGATGTACTTTTTGAACTCATTAATCCAGATGATATTCATCTCAATCTTAAAGTATATGAAAAGGATCTGGCGAATCTGAAAAAAGGGCAGAGGTTTGCCGCCTATACCAATACCGAGCCTGATAAAAAATACTACGGTGAAATCCTCTTGATAAGTAAAGATGTGAGCCAGGGCGGATGGGCTGAAGTACACTGTCATTTTGAAAAATATGAGCAGAACCTTATACCGGGAATGTATATGAATGCTGAGATTGAGACCAGTACTTCTTTTTCCAATGCTGTTTCTGAAGAGAGTATTGTCAATTTTGAAGGAAAAGATTTTGTTTTCGTCGAAGAAAAAAAGCAGACCTACCGCTTAACACCTGTAACAGTAGGTGAAACAGAAAACGGATTTGTACAGATCATGAATGCTGATGATTTTAAGAATAAAAAAATTGTCATCAAGAATGCGTATACACTTCTCATGAAACTTAAAAATACTGCTGACGAGTAA
- a CDS encoding FAD:protein FMN transferase, producing the protein MLREFKRPQILMGNAFEITVVSDDENSANQHIDVAIDEIRRIEKLLTTFSEESQTNLINRNAGIKPVKVDWEIFDLIERSLRISKITDGYFDISYGGIDKSFWNFDREMKELPNPELIKDHLKLVNYQNIILDRENQTVFLKEKGMRIGFGGIGKGYAAEMAKQMLQNRGVTSGIVNASGDLTTWGNQADGKPWTIGIADPDNAKQPFSYMNITDMAVATSGNYEKFVVINGKKYSHTINPKIGMPVSGVKSVTIFCPNAEIADAMATPVSIMEIDVALNMINQINHLECIIIDDRDKIYSSQNINLK; encoded by the coding sequence ATGTTAAGAGAATTCAAAAGACCTCAGATATTAATGGGGAACGCTTTTGAAATTACCGTTGTAAGCGATGATGAAAATTCGGCAAATCAGCACATTGATGTCGCTATTGACGAAATCAGGAGAATTGAAAAGCTTCTGACAACATTTAGTGAGGAAAGCCAGACTAATCTCATCAACAGAAATGCCGGAATCAAGCCTGTAAAAGTAGATTGGGAGATTTTTGACCTCATTGAAAGAAGCCTACGGATTAGCAAAATAACGGATGGATATTTCGACATTTCCTATGGCGGAATCGATAAAAGTTTCTGGAATTTCGACCGTGAAATGAAAGAGCTTCCCAATCCTGAACTCATTAAAGATCATCTGAAATTGGTTAATTATCAGAATATTATTCTTGACCGCGAAAATCAAACCGTTTTCCTCAAAGAAAAAGGAATGCGAATCGGTTTCGGAGGAATCGGGAAGGGGTATGCTGCAGAAATGGCCAAACAAATGCTTCAAAACAGAGGGGTAACTTCCGGAATTGTGAATGCTTCGGGTGATTTAACGACTTGGGGAAATCAGGCGGACGGAAAACCCTGGACTATCGGAATTGCAGATCCAGACAACGCAAAACAGCCGTTTTCTTATATGAATATCACAGATATGGCGGTTGCAACTTCTGGAAATTATGAAAAATTCGTCGTCATCAACGGTAAAAAATATTCTCACACTATTAATCCCAAAATAGGAATGCCTGTTTCGGGCGTGAAAAGTGTTACTATCTTTTGTCCCAATGCAGAAATTGCCGATGCAATGGCAACTCCCGTAAGCATTATGGAAATTGATGTCGCACTCAATATGATCAACCAGATCAATCATTTGGAATGCATCATTATTGATGATCGTGACAAAATTTATTCATCTCAAAACATTAATTTAAAATGA
- a CDS encoding DUF4266 domain-containing protein, which produces MKNLIKILACLLITTASVQSCTTVKEYEKNKLNDAEMVLGNRTIEKTELSFQSYREGSSGANAGKVGGGCGCN; this is translated from the coding sequence ATGAAAAACCTTATAAAAATATTAGCTTGCCTACTGATCACAACTGCTTCAGTACAGTCTTGCACCACCGTAAAAGAATACGAAAAAAACAAATTAAACGACGCCGAAATGGTTCTCGGAAACCGAACGATTGAAAAAACCGAGCTCAGCTTCCAATCTTACAGAGAAGGATCTTCGGGCGCGAATGCCGGAAAAGTTGGCGGTGGTTGTGGATGTAACTAA
- a CDS encoding thioredoxin family protein has product MKTLFSAILMVVFAVGIHAQSRLENAKKQSSQNKELILLNFSGSDWCIPCIKLHKNIIETDEFKKLETENVVVYINADFPRNKKNQLLPELKKENASLADQYNKKGLFPYTLLLNSEGKILKSWEGLPSENALAFSKEIRIIKENQK; this is encoded by the coding sequence ATGAAAACACTATTTTCAGCCATTTTAATGGTTGTATTCGCTGTTGGCATTCATGCGCAAAGCCGTTTGGAAAATGCAAAAAAACAATCCTCACAAAATAAAGAACTTATCCTTTTGAATTTTTCAGGTTCAGACTGGTGTATTCCATGTATCAAACTTCACAAGAATATCATCGAAACCGATGAATTTAAAAAGCTGGAAACGGAAAATGTCGTTGTTTACATCAATGCAGATTTTCCAAGAAACAAAAAGAATCAGCTTCTCCCAGAACTGAAAAAAGAAAATGCTTCACTTGCTGACCAGTACAATAAAAAAGGATTATTTCCTTACACATTGCTGCTGAACTCGGAAGGCAAAATCCTGAAAAGCTGGGAAGGTCTTCCTTCGGAAAATGCATTGGCTTTCAGCAAAGAGATAAGAATTATCAAAGAAAATCAAAAATAA
- a CDS encoding heme-binding domain-containing protein: MKTSSLIKTGAGFIVLFLIAIQFFDTTKNIAAVPSENALEKHYQVPDHVQGLLKTSCYDCHSNTTAYPWYNNIQPVKWWLADHVNSGKRHFNFDEFNSYSKEKKLKKLDEVAETIREGEMPLTSYTVVHQNAKLSDIQKSEIEQWVKEVKKQIEYQFVKKQK; the protein is encoded by the coding sequence ATGAAAACATCATCTTTAATAAAAACAGGAGCAGGATTTATTGTTCTGTTTCTGATTGCTATTCAGTTTTTTGATACCACTAAAAATATAGCGGCGGTCCCTTCGGAAAATGCTCTTGAAAAGCATTACCAGGTTCCGGATCATGTACAGGGATTATTAAAAACAAGCTGTTATGACTGCCACTCCAACACTACAGCTTATCCGTGGTATAATAACATACAGCCTGTAAAATGGTGGCTGGCAGATCATGTGAACTCAGGAAAACGACATTTCAATTTTGACGAATTTAACAGCTATTCAAAAGAGAAAAAATTAAAGAAACTTGATGAAGTTGCAGAAACTATAAGAGAGGGTGAAATGCCTCTTACATCTTATACTGTTGTTCATCAGAATGCAAAGTTGTCTGATATCCAAAAGTCAGAAATAGAACAATGGGTTAAAGAGGTGAAAAAACAGATTGAATATCAGTTTGTTAAAAAACAGAAATAG